A genomic stretch from Primulina huaijiensis isolate GDHJ02 chromosome 14, ASM1229523v2, whole genome shotgun sequence includes:
- the LOC140956521 gene encoding UPF0496 protein At4g34320-like, protein MGSHMSKKATEASGANPINNLQYSTELNSYVAACRVDADLQSFDAALQTRTKNVITSLASGVEVRALSFDSLREVTECLLEMNQEVVKVILDCKKDIWNNQELFDLVEEYFENSLKTMDFYAVLEKCLKRARDNQLLLLVALHHFDEEEGEDGVEGKEKYAKTLKDLKAFREAGDPFTEEFFQSFQAVHQQQMVMLERLQIKKSKLDKKLKSIHTWRKISSIIFAATFAAVLIFSVVAAAIAAPPVAAALAAATSIPLGSMGKWIDSLLKNYENAVKGQKEIINSMTVGTYVTIKDLDCIHVLIDKLVLQIESLLETADFAINEEALRFGVEEIKKKTDSFTKDAEELGIQADSCCRDIRKARTVILQRIIKHPDH, encoded by the coding sequence ATGGGAAGCCATATGAGCAAGAAGGCTACTGAGGCTTCAGGAGCAAATCCTATCAACAATCTTCAATACTCAACCGAGCTGAACTCCTATGTAGCAGCCTGTCGGGTCGATGCGGATTTACAGTCATTCGATGCCGCGCTCCAAACGCGTACAAAAAATGTCATCACTTCCCTCGCCAGCGGGGTAGAAGTTCGGGCTTTGTCCTTTGATTCACTCCGGGAAGTCACTGAATGCCTTCTGGAGATGAATCAAGAGGTGGTGAAAGTGATTCTTGACTGCAAGAAAGATATTTGGAACAATCAAGAATTGTTTGATCTTGTCGAGGAGTATTTCGAGAACAGCCTTAAGACTATGGATTTCTATGCCGTGTTGGAGAAATGCTTGAAACGAGCCCGAGATAACCAGTTGCTGCTTCTCGTTGCGCTTCATCACTTTGACGAAGAAGAAGGAGAAGATGGAGTGGAAGGGAAGGAGAAGTATGCAAAAACCTTGAAGGACTTGAAGGCGTTTCGGGAGGCAGGGGATCCGTTCACCGAGGAATTTTTTCAAAGCTTTCAGGCTGTGCATCAGCAGCAAATGGTAATGCTGGAGAGATTGCAGATTAAGAAGAGCAAATTGGACAAGAAGTTAAAGTCCATCCATACCTGGAGGAAGATATCTAGCATAATCTTTGCTGCCACTTTCGCCGCTGTGCTGATTTTCTCGGTGGTGGCTGCAGCCATAGCAGCACCACCTGTTGCAGCCGCCTTGGCTGCTGCAACGTCCATCCCTCTCGGCTCGATGGGGAAGTGGATTGATTCACTTCTCAAGAACTATGAAAATGCAGTAAAGGGACAGAAGGAGATCATCAACAGCATGACTGTGGGAACTTATGTGACCATCAAAGATTTGGACTGTATCCATGTTTTGATTGACAAGTTAGTGCTTCAGATCGAATCCCTTTTGGAAACCGCTGATTTCGCGATCAATGAAGAGGCTTTAAGATTTGGAGTCGAAGAAATCAAGAAGAAAACGGATTCTTTTACGAAGGATGCCGAGGAATTGGGAATACAAGCTGATAGCTGCTGTCGCGATATTCGCAAGGCAAGAACTGTCATTTTGCAGAGGATCATCAAACACCCAGACCATTAA